One Desulforhopalus sp. DNA segment encodes these proteins:
- a CDS encoding phage-shock protein — protein sequence MLSIITVSIVFGSIVALAALICGTVLIILKARKGCQGAGDSEETRIIQEIYQSLERMEERIESLETILTEGQKKDGYTK from the coding sequence ATGCTGAGTATTATTACCGTCTCCATAGTCTTCGGCTCAATCGTCGCCCTGGCTGCCCTGATCTGCGGGACTGTGTTGATCATCCTCAAGGCGCGAAAAGGCTGCCAGGGAGCCGGTGACAGCGAGGAAACCCGGATCATCCAGGAAATCTACCAGAGCCTGGAACGCATGGAAGAACGGATCGAATCCCTTGAAACCATTCTGACGGAAGGTCAGAAAAAGGATGGATACACTAAATGA
- a CDS encoding nucleotidyl transferase AbiEii/AbiGii toxin family protein — protein MNLFDQLVNEALRNQSDLVALRTVVEKELLHHDILREMSSCGLLDNLTFIGDTCLRACYGSNRLSEDLDFTGGKNFKREMLCDLGRVLVQRLEAKYGLDVTVEEPEKETGNVDTWKMRIVTQPARKMLPVQGINIDICALPSYDRRPLMLRNIYQVEMGTSGLILQAESREEILADKMIAFALRPNRLKNRDLWDIAWLKQQGVVLPNDLIEKKILDRQTSVADFLHVLDERAALLEKDSAIGEDFRGEMRRFLPAQIVKQTIENGSFWPFLSDLVRGECENVARILRGESEGYSF, from the coding sequence ATGAATCTGTTTGATCAGCTTGTCAATGAGGCGCTGAGAAACCAGAGTGACCTTGTTGCTCTCCGCACGGTCGTTGAAAAGGAACTTCTGCATCACGATATTTTGCGGGAGATGTCATCCTGTGGATTGCTAGACAATTTGACTTTTATTGGTGACACGTGTCTGCGCGCTTGTTATGGATCTAACCGTTTAAGCGAAGACCTTGACTTTACCGGCGGAAAAAACTTCAAGCGTGAAATGTTGTGCGATCTTGGTAGGGTGTTGGTGCAGCGCTTGGAGGCAAAGTATGGTCTTGATGTAACGGTAGAGGAGCCGGAAAAAGAAACTGGAAATGTTGATACCTGGAAGATGAGAATTGTTACCCAGCCTGCCAGAAAAATGCTGCCGGTTCAGGGGATCAATATCGATATCTGCGCACTTCCCAGTTATGATCGCCGGCCTCTGATGTTGCGAAATATATATCAGGTGGAAATGGGCACATCGGGCCTTATTTTGCAGGCGGAAAGTCGCGAAGAAATATTGGCGGATAAAATGATAGCCTTTGCTCTGAGGCCCAACCGTCTAAAAAATCGTGATCTTTGGGATATCGCTTGGCTCAAGCAGCAGGGGGTCGTTTTGCCCAATGATTTAATTGAGAAAAAGATTCTGGATCGACAGACGAGTGTAGCTGATTTTCTGCACGTTTTAGACGAACGGGCAGCACTTCTGGAAAAAGACTCAGCGATCGGCGAAGACTTTAGAGGTGAGATGCGACGATTTCTACCTGCGCAAATCGTTAAACAGACTATTGAGAATGGGTCTTTTTGGCCATTTTTGAGCGACCTTGTTCGAGGTGAGTGTGAAAATGTGGCTCGAATCCTGCGGGGCGAGTCTGAGGGATACAGCTTTTGA
- a CDS encoding transporter substrate-binding domain-containing protein yields the protein MIRHILSSIFLLLLVAGVCYSGEKTVSLATLTDFAPLCFPKENAPNIAVEDIPPGTDSKQLQGYGWDVVRESFHAMGYSIRLYVVPWERGMHYLAGHKVDGIFPANHTLEREKAYAFSKNYVDEIKMVIYTRADSTIVWRGLESLDGLQVGFVRGWSYGKNWEAMEKIIKEPTDTIAQGFDLLAKGRLAGVAGYQLPYDYELMRTKRTDQFKIIGHFDTVAEYLMVRKNDRNGLLVLDAFDSGKNSIEVNGMLSMIERKWQ from the coding sequence ATGATCAGACATATTCTTTCGAGCATCTTTCTTCTGTTGCTCGTCGCCGGGGTATGTTACAGCGGTGAAAAGACAGTAAGCCTGGCCACCTTAACCGATTTTGCCCCCCTTTGTTTTCCCAAGGAAAATGCCCCGAACATAGCGGTCGAAGATATTCCTCCGGGCACCGATTCCAAACAGCTTCAAGGCTATGGCTGGGATGTCGTCCGGGAGAGTTTTCATGCCATGGGCTATTCCATCCGCCTCTATGTCGTCCCCTGGGAACGCGGAATGCACTACCTGGCCGGGCACAAAGTCGACGGCATATTCCCAGCCAACCATACCCTTGAGCGGGAAAAGGCCTATGCCTTTTCCAAAAATTATGTCGATGAGATCAAGATGGTTATCTACACCCGAGCCGACAGCACGATAGTCTGGCGGGGTCTGGAGTCTCTTGACGGTCTGCAGGTCGGTTTTGTCCGGGGCTGGTCCTACGGTAAAAACTGGGAGGCCATGGAAAAGATTATAAAGGAGCCCACCGACACCATTGCCCAGGGTTTTGATCTGCTGGCGAAGGGCCGGTTGGCCGGGGTGGCGGGGTACCAACTGCCCTACGATTATGAGCTGATGCGGACCAAACGCACCGATCAATTTAAAATCATAGGTCATTTCGATACGGTAGCCGAGTATCTGATGGTCCGGAAAAATGACCGGAACGGCCTGCTGGTCCTCGATGCCTTTGATTCCGGCAAAAATAGCATTGAAGTCAACGGGATGTTGTCGATGATTGAAAGGAAGTGGCAGTAA
- a CDS encoding ATP-binding protein, translating into MVQAKQREALLKSSPDKSLSRRFGLTLVSVVAVILVVFSVVVGWYNYARKEAELHRQLGQAMKLAETSLPEAVWKLDDRSINDILRAILANDAVVFARVLVDDQVVAEQMKRDLPVKGPADFQDMAAYLVSGAPIHREGHSVGVLQLVMSKAEIYKDLFASTLSVIGLLFLLIIAILSTSLAILRHSVFRPLAILEKSAQQIADGHLETRIDIDTNDEIGKLATNLRIMTRRLQENFEQLEQKVRDRTADLSQAKLAAEETSRHLAVTGAELQALLDNSPVGILFLDSNGTIKRANLELAKITGYSFAELVGNTGRILYATTEAYNTMMAKVRPQLLRNGYYEKQAALQRKDGTEIICQLHGRVVPNDKGIEGVVWSVEDITQRVRMENELLKTKKQESISVLAGGIAHDFNNILFAVLGNLSLAERLAEPGGPMHEHILAAQKASIRAKELTAKLLNFARGAEPVKATVSLPEMIRDITGLVLAGRKSKVQCRLEIPEDLWGVSMDKEQIGQVIVSLVQNADQAMPEGGTITIGLANRELVADQIAGLTPGKYVQISLSDEGQGIEAPYLDKIFDPYFSTREKDSNKGSGLGLAIVHSIITRHEGKITVDSVPGRGTTFTLYLPVLAIDQKPQLEKSVILPTGKGTVLVIDRDGEGGGEAGDMLQHMGYTTRLVHEGKAAVELYRAAMAAGRPFVAVLLDLAIPGEGGGLATMADLLQVDPKVKVIAASDAAEAAVTQDFARYGFLHAVTKPYQLLELNRALAVANGR; encoded by the coding sequence ATGGTACAAGCAAAACAGAGAGAAGCACTGTTGAAATCGTCCCCGGATAAAAGCCTCAGCCGCCGTTTCGGATTGACCCTGGTCAGCGTGGTTGCGGTCATCCTGGTGGTGTTTTCGGTGGTGGTCGGTTGGTACAATTACGCGCGCAAAGAGGCGGAATTGCACCGGCAACTGGGTCAGGCGATGAAACTGGCGGAGACCTCGCTGCCAGAGGCGGTGTGGAAGCTTGATGACCGCTCGATCAACGATATCCTGCGGGCCATTCTTGCCAACGATGCCGTGGTTTTTGCCAGGGTTCTGGTGGATGACCAGGTCGTCGCCGAGCAGATGAAACGGGATCTGCCGGTCAAGGGTCCTGCTGATTTTCAGGATATGGCGGCCTACCTGGTGAGTGGCGCTCCTATCCACCGCGAAGGCCATTCGGTCGGGGTACTGCAGCTGGTGATGTCCAAGGCGGAGATCTACAAGGACCTTTTCGCCTCCACCCTGAGCGTCATCGGTCTGTTATTCCTGCTGATCATTGCCATTCTCAGTACGTCTTTGGCGATACTCCGGCATTCCGTCTTCCGGCCGCTGGCGATACTTGAGAAATCGGCGCAACAGATCGCCGACGGCCACCTTGAGACGCGAATCGATATCGATACCAATGACGAGATCGGCAAGCTGGCCACGAATCTCCGGATCATGACCAGGCGTCTACAGGAGAACTTTGAACAGTTGGAGCAGAAGGTCCGCGATCGTACCGCTGATCTGTCGCAAGCAAAGCTTGCCGCCGAAGAGACCAGCCGCCATCTGGCGGTGACCGGGGCCGAGCTGCAGGCCCTGCTGGATAATTCACCAGTGGGCATCTTGTTTCTCGATAGCAACGGCACGATTAAAAGGGCCAACCTGGAACTAGCCAAGATAACCGGCTACAGCTTCGCTGAGCTTGTCGGCAATACCGGCAGGATTCTCTACGCCACTACCGAGGCGTACAACACCATGATGGCGAAGGTCAGGCCGCAGCTGTTGCGAAACGGCTACTACGAAAAACAGGCTGCCCTGCAGCGCAAAGACGGTACCGAGATCATCTGCCAGCTGCACGGCCGGGTGGTGCCCAATGACAAGGGCATTGAAGGCGTTGTCTGGAGCGTCGAAGACATCACCCAGCGGGTGCGTATGGAAAACGAACTGCTAAAGACCAAGAAGCAGGAATCAATCAGTGTCCTTGCAGGTGGTATTGCCCATGATTTCAATAATATTCTCTTTGCCGTCCTCGGAAATCTCTCTCTTGCCGAGAGGCTGGCCGAACCGGGGGGGCCGATGCATGAACACATCCTGGCCGCCCAGAAGGCCTCGATTCGTGCCAAAGAACTAACGGCCAAGCTCCTCAATTTTGCGCGAGGTGCAGAGCCGGTGAAGGCAACTGTGTCGCTGCCGGAGATGATCCGGGACATTACCGGATTGGTCCTGGCGGGTAGGAAGAGCAAGGTGCAATGCCGATTGGAGATTCCCGAGGATCTCTGGGGTGTCTCCATGGATAAGGAGCAGATCGGCCAGGTCATCGTCTCTCTGGTGCAGAACGCCGATCAGGCCATGCCGGAGGGCGGGACGATAACCATCGGCCTTGCCAACCGGGAATTGGTGGCGGACCAGATTGCCGGCTTAACGCCCGGTAAATACGTACAGATCAGTCTGAGCGATGAAGGGCAGGGCATTGAGGCCCCCTATCTCGACAAGATCTTTGATCCCTATTTCTCCACGAGGGAGAAAGACAGTAACAAGGGCTCGGGCCTCGGACTTGCCATTGTCCATTCGATTATCACCAGGCATGAAGGGAAGATTACCGTCGACTCCGTTCCCGGCCGAGGCACGACCTTCACCCTCTATCTGCCGGTATTGGCGATAGACCAAAAGCCCCAGTTGGAAAAATCTGTCATTTTACCAACTGGCAAGGGCACTGTATTGGTAATTGACAGGGACGGGGAAGGGGGTGGAGAGGCAGGAGACATGCTGCAGCATATGGGTTATACCACCCGCTTGGTTCATGAGGGCAAGGCCGCTGTGGAGTTGTACCGGGCGGCAATGGCAGCTGGCAGGCCGTTTGTCGCGGTGCTCCTCGACCTGGCTATTCCCGGCGAGGGAGGTGGTCTGGCGACGATGGCCGATCTTCTCCAGGTTGATCCCAAGGTCAAGGTAATTGCCGCCAGTGACGCCGCGGAGGCTGCTGTAACTCAGGATTTTGCCCGGTACGGCTTTTTGCACGCCGTTACCAAGCCTTACCAATTGCTGGAGCTGAATCGGGCCTTGGCGGTAGCGAATGGCAGATAG
- the pspC gene encoding envelope stress response membrane protein PspC has protein sequence MTDYYFKQGGIYRARDGVFLGVCKGVANYFDFSVFWVRMALVVVFIFSGFWPVIGVYLVAAFFMRPEPVRPITSDDEQAFYDSYVHSPRSAAQRLKKKFHELDRRIRRMEDKVTGKEYEWERRFNS, from the coding sequence ATGACAGACTATTACTTTAAACAGGGCGGAATATATCGCGCCAGAGACGGGGTCTTTCTCGGGGTATGCAAAGGGGTAGCCAACTACTTTGATTTCTCGGTGTTCTGGGTACGCATGGCGCTGGTTGTGGTCTTTATCTTCAGCGGCTTCTGGCCGGTCATCGGCGTCTACCTGGTGGCGGCCTTCTTTATGCGGCCGGAACCGGTGCGACCCATCACCAGCGACGATGAGCAGGCATTTTACGACAGCTACGTCCACTCACCGCGCAGCGCCGCCCAGCGGCTGAAGAAGAAATTTCACGAACTGGACCGGCGAATCCGCCGCATGGAAGACAAGGTCACCGGCAAGGAATACGAATGGGAGCGGCGTTTTAACTCTTAG
- the wecB gene encoding UDP-N-acetylglucosamine 2-epimerase (non-hydrolyzing), which translates to MKVLSIFGTRPEAIKMAPVVKELEKFPGAIQSRVCVTAQHRQMLDQVLELFAIVPDYDLDIMQPGQDLFDVTASVLKGLKPVLEQERPDIVLVHGDTTTTMAASLAAYYCRIKVGHVEAGLRTFDKFAPFPEEMNRKIAGGLADFHFAPTGAARDNLLAEGVPESSVFVTGNTVIDALLGVVEKLRGPGDLRTVIEGQFAFLDPNKKLVLVTGHRRENFGEGFENICLALADIAGKHPDVEILYPVHLNPRVQEPVRRNLGAGRIPNIHLIEPIDYLPFVYLMSRSHLIITDSGGVQEEAPSLGKPVLVMRQTTERPEAVTAGTVKLVGTDKEKIVKEASLLLTDRQAYENMSQAHNPYGDGKAARRIVEILLGVGE; encoded by the coding sequence ATAAAAGTCCTCTCCATCTTCGGCACGCGACCGGAGGCCATAAAGATGGCCCCGGTTGTCAAGGAGCTTGAAAAGTTTCCGGGTGCCATACAAAGCCGTGTCTGTGTTACCGCACAACACCGACAGATGCTTGATCAGGTGCTGGAACTCTTTGCCATTGTTCCCGATTATGATCTCGATATCATGCAGCCCGGGCAGGATCTGTTTGACGTTACCGCAAGTGTCCTGAAGGGACTGAAGCCGGTGCTGGAGCAAGAGCGGCCGGATATCGTCCTTGTTCATGGCGACACCACCACTACCATGGCGGCAAGCCTTGCCGCCTATTATTGCCGCATCAAGGTTGGTCATGTTGAGGCTGGATTGCGGACCTTTGATAAATTCGCACCTTTTCCGGAGGAGATGAACCGGAAGATCGCCGGCGGCCTGGCAGATTTCCATTTTGCCCCGACCGGTGCCGCCAGGGACAATCTGCTGGCTGAAGGTGTGCCGGAATCATCGGTATTTGTGACGGGCAACACGGTCATCGACGCCCTTCTTGGAGTGGTCGAAAAGCTACGGGGTCCGGGTGACTTGCGTACCGTTATTGAAGGGCAGTTTGCCTTTCTTGACCCGAATAAAAAGCTTGTTCTGGTCACCGGCCATAGGCGGGAGAATTTTGGTGAAGGGTTTGAAAACATCTGCCTGGCCCTGGCCGATATTGCCGGCAAGCACCCAGACGTCGAAATTTTGTATCCGGTGCACCTTAATCCCCGGGTACAGGAGCCGGTGCGGAGAAATCTCGGGGCCGGTCGCATACCCAACATTCACCTGATTGAACCGATCGATTACCTGCCCTTTGTGTATCTGATGAGCCGGTCGCATCTGATCATTACCGACTCAGGCGGGGTGCAGGAAGAGGCGCCGTCCCTTGGCAAGCCGGTGCTGGTGATGCGCCAAACCACCGAGCGGCCGGAGGCGGTAACGGCCGGCACCGTCAAGCTCGTCGGCACCGATAAAGAAAAAATAGTCAAGGAAGCCAGCCTGTTACTGACCGACAGACAGGCCTATGAGAACATGAGCCAGGCGCACAATCCATACGGCGATGGCAAGGCCGCGCGGCGTATCGTCGAGATTCTGTTGGGGGTGGGGGAGTAG
- the pspF gene encoding phage shock protein operon transcriptional activator gives MDNDKVFSATRTEALGQSEVFLDFQEKLSRVAPVDRPVLLIGERGTGKELAANRLHFLSKRWQGPFVTLNCATLSPSLIEAELFGHERGAFTGADKRKTGRFEAADGGTLFLDEIGSIPMEAQEKILRVVEYGAFERVGSSLPVEVDVRIVGATNVDLAMLAEREDFKRDLLDRLSFEVLFLPPLRYRGEDIMLLANHFATRMAYELGRTGIPVFTSTAAGQLTNYSWKGNIRELKNVVERAVYRAEGGSIADITFDPFVSPYGALPAGCPQEEDKGQNTPASRPSSPGTMQQLVEDLEISLLRQALAACRYNQRQAAGQLGLTYDQLRGKIRKYRLAVFAGDGVP, from the coding sequence ATGGATAACGACAAGGTTTTCAGTGCCACCCGAACCGAGGCCCTCGGGCAATCCGAGGTCTTTCTCGATTTTCAGGAGAAGCTCTCGCGCGTGGCTCCGGTCGACCGGCCAGTGCTGCTCATTGGTGAGCGGGGCACCGGCAAGGAGCTGGCGGCCAACCGTTTGCATTTCCTTTCCAAGCGCTGGCAGGGGCCGTTTGTCACCCTGAATTGCGCGACGCTTTCTCCCTCGCTGATCGAGGCCGAACTCTTCGGTCACGAAAGGGGCGCTTTCACCGGCGCCGACAAGCGCAAGACCGGGCGATTTGAGGCGGCCGACGGCGGTACCCTGTTTCTCGATGAGATTGGCTCGATCCCTATGGAGGCCCAGGAAAAGATCCTCCGCGTCGTTGAGTACGGCGCCTTCGAACGGGTGGGCAGCTCTTTGCCGGTTGAAGTCGATGTGCGCATCGTTGGGGCCACCAATGTCGACCTGGCGATGCTCGCTGAACGGGAAGATTTTAAAAGGGATCTCCTTGATCGCCTGTCCTTTGAGGTGCTGTTTCTGCCCCCCTTGCGCTATCGAGGTGAAGACATCATGCTCCTTGCCAACCACTTCGCAACCAGGATGGCCTATGAGCTCGGCAGGACCGGTATTCCCGTTTTCACGTCAACGGCTGCCGGCCAGCTCACCAATTACAGCTGGAAGGGCAATATCCGCGAATTAAAAAATGTCGTCGAGCGGGCGGTCTACCGTGCCGAGGGAGGAAGCATCGCCGATATCACCTTCGATCCTTTTGTCTCGCCATATGGGGCGCTGCCCGCTGGTTGTCCGCAGGAAGAAGACAAGGGACAAAATACACCTGCCTCCAGACCTTCATCGCCCGGAACCATGCAGCAGCTGGTGGAAGATCTGGAGATTTCCCTGTTGCGGCAGGCCCTTGCCGCCTGCCGCTATAATCAGCGACAGGCGGCAGGACAGCTGGGCTTGACCTATGATCAGCTGCGGGGCAAGATCCGCAAGTACCGGCTTGCCGTTTTCGCAGGTGATGGGGTACCTTGA
- the pspA gene encoding phage shock protein PspA, translated as MGIFTRFRDIVSANINSMLDTAEDPEKMIKLMIHEMEDTLIELKTSCAGVIAGQKKVERKLEEINAKTELWKDRAALAVAKGRDNLAREALVEKRRFAHIGESLESELSEYRGLIEKYQEDIVELENKLNSAKEKKRVLVQRHKSATGKKRAQEEIRRSTSSDTIARFDKLESRIEQMEAEAELVNAGRKPTIDEEFDNLAGDTEIENELAKMKAAQYSNKQETA; from the coding sequence ATGGGAATTTTTACCCGCTTTAGAGACATAGTCAGCGCCAACATCAATTCAATGCTCGACACCGCGGAAGATCCGGAAAAAATGATCAAGCTGATGATCCACGAGATGGAGGATACCCTCATCGAGCTGAAAACCTCTTGCGCAGGGGTCATTGCCGGCCAAAAAAAGGTTGAAAGAAAGCTGGAAGAGATCAATGCCAAGACCGAGCTGTGGAAAGATCGTGCTGCCCTGGCGGTCGCCAAAGGTCGCGATAATCTGGCCCGCGAGGCCCTTGTCGAAAAACGGCGGTTTGCCCATATCGGCGAATCCCTCGAAAGCGAACTGAGCGAGTACCGCGGCCTGATTGAGAAATACCAGGAAGACATCGTCGAGCTGGAAAATAAGCTGAACAGTGCCAAGGAGAAGAAGCGGGTGCTGGTGCAGCGGCATAAAAGTGCCACCGGCAAGAAACGCGCCCAGGAAGAGATCCGCCGAAGTACCAGCAGTGACACCATCGCCCGTTTCGACAAGCTGGAGAGCCGGATCGAACAGATGGAGGCCGAGGCGGAACTGGTCAATGCCGGCAGGAAACCGACCATCGACGAGGAGTTCGACAATCTCGCCGGTGACACCGAGATTGAAAATGAGCTTGCCAAGATGAAGGCCGCTCAATACAGTAATAAACAAGAAACCGCCTAA
- a CDS encoding NAD(P)-dependent oxidoreductase translates to MRILVVGGSGFIGTHLVGDLLKSGHQVRIFDKVPSTKYPELCLVGDIRDRQALLSAVQGVELVYHLAAEHRDDVRPVSLYYDVNVGGTENLAAACQAHGVCRLVFTSSVAIYGLNAGQPSETSPPRPFNDYGHSKLQGEKALQTWLEGNPACSLTIVRPTVVFGEGNRGNVYNLVKQITSGRFIMVGDGKNKKSMAYIANISSFLQQVGEEASNGLHVFNYADKPDLSMNQLVGLVRTYLGKDASLPVRIPYLAGLAGGACFDLLGRITGRKFPISSIRVKKFCADTVIPIEALLSYDFHPPVPLAEGFEKFLQHEFGNSRSGVEGE, encoded by the coding sequence ATGAGAATTTTAGTTGTTGGCGGTAGCGGCTTTATCGGAACACATCTTGTAGGCGATCTGCTCAAGAGTGGCCATCAGGTGCGCATTTTTGATAAGGTTCCGAGTACAAAATACCCTGAGTTATGCCTTGTTGGCGATATTCGTGATCGCCAGGCGCTGCTGTCAGCAGTTCAGGGAGTCGAATTGGTATATCATCTAGCAGCCGAGCATCGTGATGATGTGCGACCAGTGTCACTCTATTACGATGTAAATGTCGGAGGGACGGAAAATCTTGCGGCAGCTTGCCAGGCTCACGGCGTTTGCCGATTGGTTTTTACCAGCAGTGTCGCCATCTATGGCCTGAACGCCGGGCAACCCAGTGAAACCTCACCGCCCAGGCCGTTCAATGACTATGGTCACAGCAAGCTCCAGGGCGAAAAGGCTTTGCAGACATGGCTTGAAGGGAATCCTGCATGTTCCCTGACGATCGTGCGCCCTACGGTCGTCTTTGGTGAAGGAAATCGTGGTAATGTCTACAATCTGGTAAAGCAGATCACCTCTGGCCGCTTCATTATGGTCGGCGATGGCAAGAATAAAAAATCAATGGCGTATATTGCCAATATTTCATCGTTCTTGCAGCAGGTCGGAGAGGAGGCGAGCAATGGCCTGCATGTATTCAACTACGCCGATAAACCTGATCTCTCGATGAACCAGCTTGTCGGATTGGTTCGTACCTATCTGGGCAAGGATGCTTCCCTGCCTGTGCGCATTCCGTATCTGGCTGGCTTGGCCGGTGGCGCATGTTTTGATTTGTTGGGGCGGATTACCGGCAGGAAATTTCCGATAAGTTCTATTCGAGTGAAAAAATTTTGCGCCGACACAGTCATTCCCATCGAGGCATTGCTGAGCTATGATTTTCATCCACCGGTGCCGCTGGCGGAGGGGTTTGAGAAATTTTTGCAGCATGAGTTTGGGAATAGCCGAAGTGGGGTGGAGGGAGAATGA
- a CDS encoding TIGR03013 family PEP-CTERM/XrtA system glycosyltransferase has protein sequence MPTLFNRYYSNRNLSFFLGEGCLIFLSIMLVNWVFKGNVIFWIDLFDCFRQAMAVTIIFQLCLYFFDLYDLNSGISMPETVTRITQAFGVGCIVLAVLYYFLPDLLISTRVFWTGYLMICVTVFLWRSFYYYILRKRLFVQTTIVIGTGKLACAIAREVEGRRDSGYKILGFVGKEEPQYNPNKVPVFPELEDMSDALSLKSLDRIVVAPEDRRGSTPVQTLLQCKLRGIIVEQGVSFYERIAGKILVERVDPSWIIFSGGFGLSRLKRSLKRVADICLSCLLLPLSIPILLLSAMIIKLESPGPAFYTQERVGQYGTSFQLIKLRSMRQDAEKDGAVWASKNDARVTRFGSILRKLRIDELPQIWNVIKGEMSFVGPRPERPVFVEQLVKEIPYYGIRHVIKPGLTGWAQICYPYGASKEDALRKLEYDLYYLKNFSIALDFVIVFNTVKTVLCGKGAR, from the coding sequence ATGCCGACTCTTTTTAATAGATATTACTCCAATAGAAACCTGAGCTTTTTCTTAGGTGAAGGTTGTCTCATCTTCCTGTCGATCATGTTGGTCAACTGGGTTTTCAAAGGCAACGTCATCTTTTGGATCGACCTGTTTGACTGTTTCAGGCAGGCCATGGCGGTCACCATTATCTTTCAGCTCTGTCTGTATTTTTTTGATCTCTATGACTTGAACTCAGGCATATCAATGCCGGAGACGGTGACAAGAATCACCCAAGCTTTCGGTGTTGGATGCATCGTTCTCGCTGTTCTGTATTATTTTCTGCCGGATTTATTGATATCCACCCGGGTATTTTGGACCGGCTATTTGATGATTTGCGTGACGGTCTTCCTCTGGCGGTCATTCTATTACTACATCTTGCGCAAAAGACTTTTTGTCCAAACTACTATTGTCATCGGGACCGGCAAACTGGCCTGTGCTATTGCCAGAGAGGTCGAGGGCAGGAGGGATTCCGGCTATAAAATCCTCGGCTTTGTCGGCAAGGAGGAGCCGCAGTATAATCCTAATAAGGTTCCTGTCTTTCCAGAGCTTGAAGACATGAGTGATGCTTTATCTTTAAAAAGTCTGGATCGAATCGTTGTGGCACCGGAGGATAGACGAGGTTCGACGCCCGTGCAGACACTTTTGCAATGTAAATTACGAGGGATAATTGTTGAACAGGGGGTAAGCTTTTACGAACGTATTGCCGGCAAGATCCTGGTTGAGCGTGTTGATCCAAGCTGGATTATCTTCTCCGGCGGGTTTGGCCTTTCGCGGTTGAAGCGTTCGCTGAAACGGGTGGCGGATATCTGCCTCTCCTGCCTGCTGTTGCCGCTGAGTATTCCTATCCTGTTGCTTTCGGCAATGATCATCAAGCTTGAATCACCGGGACCTGCCTTTTACACGCAGGAGCGTGTTGGCCAGTACGGTACCTCGTTTCAGTTGATAAAACTTCGCTCCATGCGCCAGGATGCCGAAAAGGATGGGGCGGTATGGGCTTCGAAAAATGATGCCCGGGTCACCCGCTTTGGTTCGATTCTCCGCAAGTTGCGGATTGATGAATTGCCGCAGATCTGGAATGTCATCAAGGGCGAGATGAGTTTTGTCGGACCTCGGCCGGAACGGCCGGTCTTCGTCGAGCAACTGGTGAAAGAGATCCCCTATTACGGCATCCGCCATGTCATCAAGCCTGGCCTCACCGGCTGGGCACAGATCTGCTATCCCTATGGCGCTTCGAAGGAAGACGCCCTCAGAAAACTTGAGTACGACCTGTACTACCTCAAGAATTTCTCCATCGCCCTCGATTTCGTCATTGTTTTCAATACCGTTAAGACCGTCCTCTGCGGAAAGGGCGCTCGGTAA